From one Rosa rugosa chromosome 4, drRosRugo1.1, whole genome shotgun sequence genomic stretch:
- the LOC133745628 gene encoding (+)-neomenthol dehydrogenase-like isoform X2 yields the protein MAEAKKRYAVVTGANKGVGFGVVRQLATNGIMTVLTARDEKRGLEAVEKLKESGLSELVVFHQLDVTNPDSIASLAHFVETQFGKLDILVNNAGVVGCIINREAIRAVAGKLEEVDWSELSTPNYELSEECLKTNYYGTKGVTEALLPLLKLSDSPRLVIVSAGVAKLSDFPDGWPKDVLSNAESLTEKRIDAVLSQLLEDLKQGLVETKGWPRYFSAYAVSKAALNAYTRILAKKYPSFYINCVCPGYTKTDLNCKSGILTIDEGAESIVRLALLPNGSPTGQFFIRKELSPF from the exons ATGGCAGAAGCCAAAAAGAG GTATGCAGTTGTCACAGGGGCTAATAAAGGAGTTGGGTTTGGAGTAGTAAGACAGTTGGCTACAAATGGGATCATGACAGTGTTAACTGCTAGAGATGAAAAGAGGGGTCTTGAAGCTGTTGAAAAATTGAAAGAGTCTGGCCTCTCTGAGCTTGTGGTATTTCATCAGCTTGATGTGACAAACCCAGATAGTATTGCTTCCCTTGCACATTTTGTCGAAACCCAATTTGGGAAACTAGATATCTTG GTAAACAATGCAGGAGTGGTTGGATGCATAATAAACCGTGAAGCTATTAGAGCAGTAGCCGGTAAG CTTGAAGAAGTCGATTGGAGTGAACTTTCAACACCAAACTACGAGTTATCGGAAGAATGCCTGAAAACAAACTACTATGGCACGAAAGGAGTGACAGAGGCACTTTTGCCCCTACTCAAGCTGTCCGATTCACCAAGACTAGTTATTGTTTCTGCGGGTGTTGCTAAGTTATCG GATTTTCCAGATGGATGGCCTAAAGATGTATTAAGTAATGCTGAGAGCCTAACAGAAAAGAGAATAGATGCAGTACTGAGTCAGTTACTAGAAGATCTCAAACAAGGTTTGGTGGAAACCAAAGGCTGGCCTCGATACTTTTCAGCCTATGCAGTCTCAAAAGCTGCCTTGAATGCATACACTAGAATTCTTGCAAAGAAATATCCAAGTTTCTACATCAATTGTGTCTGCCCTGGTTACACCAAAACAGATTTAAACTGCAAATCTGGCATCTTAACCATTGACGAAGGTGCCGAAAGCATTGTCAGGCTGGCGCTGCTCCCCAATGGCAGTCCTACTGGCCAGTTCTTTATCCGGAAGGAACTGTCACCATTTTAA
- the LOC133745628 gene encoding (+)-neomenthol dehydrogenase-like isoform X1 gives MAEAKKRYAVVTGANKGVGFGVVRQLATNGIMTVLTARDEKRGLEAVEKLKESGLSELVVFHQLDVTNPDSIASLAHFVETQFGKLDILVNNAGVVGCIINREAIRAVAGKKLEEVDWSELSTPNYELSEECLKTNYYGTKGVTEALLPLLKLSDSPRLVIVSAGVAKLSDFPDGWPKDVLSNAESLTEKRIDAVLSQLLEDLKQGLVETKGWPRYFSAYAVSKAALNAYTRILAKKYPSFYINCVCPGYTKTDLNCKSGILTIDEGAESIVRLALLPNGSPTGQFFIRKELSPF, from the exons ATGGCAGAAGCCAAAAAGAG GTATGCAGTTGTCACAGGGGCTAATAAAGGAGTTGGGTTTGGAGTAGTAAGACAGTTGGCTACAAATGGGATCATGACAGTGTTAACTGCTAGAGATGAAAAGAGGGGTCTTGAAGCTGTTGAAAAATTGAAAGAGTCTGGCCTCTCTGAGCTTGTGGTATTTCATCAGCTTGATGTGACAAACCCAGATAGTATTGCTTCCCTTGCACATTTTGTCGAAACCCAATTTGGGAAACTAGATATCTTG GTAAACAATGCAGGAGTGGTTGGATGCATAATAAACCGTGAAGCTATTAGAGCAGTAGCCGGTAAG AAGCTTGAAGAAGTCGATTGGAGTGAACTTTCAACACCAAACTACGAGTTATCGGAAGAATGCCTGAAAACAAACTACTATGGCACGAAAGGAGTGACAGAGGCACTTTTGCCCCTACTCAAGCTGTCCGATTCACCAAGACTAGTTATTGTTTCTGCGGGTGTTGCTAAGTTATCG GATTTTCCAGATGGATGGCCTAAAGATGTATTAAGTAATGCTGAGAGCCTAACAGAAAAGAGAATAGATGCAGTACTGAGTCAGTTACTAGAAGATCTCAAACAAGGTTTGGTGGAAACCAAAGGCTGGCCTCGATACTTTTCAGCCTATGCAGTCTCAAAAGCTGCCTTGAATGCATACACTAGAATTCTTGCAAAGAAATATCCAAGTTTCTACATCAATTGTGTCTGCCCTGGTTACACCAAAACAGATTTAAACTGCAAATCTGGCATCTTAACCATTGACGAAGGTGCCGAAAGCATTGTCAGGCTGGCGCTGCTCCCCAATGGCAGTCCTACTGGCCAGTTCTTTATCCGGAAGGAACTGTCACCATTTTAA